From a region of the Odontesthes bonariensis isolate fOdoBon6 chromosome 4, fOdoBon6.hap1, whole genome shotgun sequence genome:
- the LOC142378437 gene encoding uncharacterized protein LOC142378437 isoform X12: MELLVFLLLAGLVGTTSAQATGTGTTPTPDSTTSSTVNTTSLPDNATSLPDNATSSTVNTTSLPDDATSLPDNATSSTVNTTSLPDDATSSTVNTTSLPDNATSSTVNTTSLPDNTTSLPDNATSLPDNTTSSTVNTTSLPDNTTSFPDNTTSLPDNTTSSTVNTTSLPDNTTSLPDNTTSLPDNTTSSTVNTTSLPDNTTSLPDNTTSLPDNTTSSTVNTTSLPDNTTSLPDNTTSLPDNTTSSTVNTTSLPDNTTSSTVNTTSLPDNTTSLPDNTTSLPDNTTSSTVNTTSLPDNTTSFPDNTTSLPDNTTSSTVNTTSLPDNATSSTVNTTSLPDNTTSLPDNATSSTVNTTSLPDNTTSLPDNATSSTVNTTSLPDNTTSSTVNTTSLPDNATSLPDNATSSTVNTTSLPDNATSSTVNTTSSTVNTTSLPDNATSSTVNTTSLPDNATSSTVNTTSLPDNATSSTVNTTSLPDNATSSTVNTTSLPDNATSSTVNTTSLPDNATSSTVNTTSLPDNATSSTVNTTSLPDNATSSTVNTTSSTVNTTSLPDNATSSTVNTTSSTVNTTSLPDNATSSTVNTTSSTVNTTSLPDNATSSTVNTTSSTVNTTSLPDNATSSTVNTTSLPDNTTSSVVNATSSIVNTTSSPVNTISSTVNTTSSSINTTSPFNTTFSAVNTTSSPVNVSIPAEVNTTQSTVTLTSTHGNTTSPLNQTSTQQNTTSPPPVVTTSSGNSTSSTMNTASPSVNQSTAANATSAPVQITSTSVNTTSSNTASPPAVITSSSSGHASSPAVSENSTTSIITTGAPTTVRTTTPAPPPEPKISLGFSLKQTFTPELGNASSPAFKELETKVTSALNNIYSQKFGEAFNRTIIKGFRSGSVVADVELVFNEGQTLPNATAAADTLVEAAASGNLSLPVNASTIVARVVETPTVAPVTTAPSTASAPISTTKLPTNVTSSPINLTTQLVNMTSPPVSPTTQLSNITSPHLNMTSSPTVSTSTILNATSLPLNQTSPPVSPTTQLSNITSPHLNMTSSPTVSTSTILNATSLPLNQTSPPVSPTTQLSNITSPPLNMTSPALNATSPPLNMTSPASPQVSTTPLPGHASSPAVSENSTTSIITTGAPTTVRTTTPAPPPEPKISLGFSLKQTFTPELGNASSPAFKELETKVTSALNNIYSQKFGEAFNRTIIKGFRSGSVVADVELVFNEGQTLPNATAAADTLVEAAASGNLSLPVNASTIVARVVETPTVAPVTTAPSTASAPISTTKLPTNVTSSPINLTTQLVNMTSPPVSPTTQLSNITSPHLNMTSSPTVSTSTILNATSLPLNQTSPPVSPTTQPTNITSPHLNMTSPALNATSPPLNMTSPTSPQVSTTPLPALNATSPPLNMTSPTSPQVTTTPLPANVTQPNITTVSTIITTAVPAPPRVSLGFSLQQNFSSDLGNETSPVFLALAKQVQDSLDLVYKNKFGNRFVRSKVRSFRQGSVVVDAELIFNDTSSVPEDNEVANTLVEAANSSNPNFTLSVNTATIVATRVVTTTVVPSTSVGSTVSTVAQTSPPLTSTSSPLNATSPPLNATSAPVNITSPALNATSPTVNMTSPTLNATSPPLNVTSVPPLSTTSPTAATTTATVIVTTAAPPETTVKLGFSLQQTFTSGLSNSDSDEFKTLANRIQEALDSIYRTRFGVRFLRSLIRAFRQGSVVVDADLVFHNASSVPETTEVANALVTASNSSNFTLPLNTSSVVATRINATTQPTTPTTVNMTSPTLNGTSPPLNVTSVPTLSTTSPTAATTSATVIVTTAAPPESTVKLGFSLQQTFTSGLSNSDSDEFKTLANRIQEALDSIYRTRFGVRFLRSLIRAFRQGSVVVDADLVFHNASSVPETTEVANALVTASNSSNFTLPLNTSSVVATRINTTTQPTTPTTASATSPPVNMTSPPLNATSPPVNITSPPLNATSAPVNITSPALNATSPTVNMTSPTLNATSPPLNVTSVPTLSTTSPTAATTTATVIVTTAAPPESTVKLGFSLQQTFTSGLSNSDSDEFKTLANRIQEVLDSIYRTRFGVRFLRSLIRAFRQGSVVVDADLVFHNASSVPETTEVANALVTASNSSNFTLPLNTSSVVATRINATQPTTPTTAATTTATVIVTTAAPPESTVKLGFSLQQTFTSGLSNSDSDEFKTLANRIQEVLDSIYRTRFGVRFLRSLIRAFRQGSVVVDADLVFHNASSVPETTEVANALVTASNSSNFTLPLNTSSVVATRINTTTQPTTPTTASATSPPVNITSPPLNATSPPVNMTSPPLNATSPTVNMTSPTLNATSPPLNATSPPLSTTSPTAATTTATVIVTTAAPPETTVQLGFSLQQTFTSGLSNSDSDEFKTLANRIQEVLDSIYRTRFGVRFLRSLIRAFRQGSVVVDADLVFHNASSVPETTEVANALVTASNSSNFTLPLNTSSVVATRINTTTQPTTPTTASATSPPVNITSPPLNATSAPVNMTSPPLNATSPTVNMTSPTLNATSPPLNATSPPLSTTSPTAATTTATVIVTTAAPPETTVQLGFSLQQTFTSGLSNSDSDEFKTLANRIQEVLDSIYRTRFGVRFLRSLIRAFRQGSVVVDADLVFRNASSVPETTEVANALVTASNSSNFTLPLNISSVVATRINTTTQPTTPTTASATSPQLNSTSSLANMTSPSLNATSPTASATSPPVNITSPPLNVTSPTASATSPPVNMTSPPLNSTSPPVNVTSVPPLSTTSPTAVTTTATVIVTNAAPPETIVKLGFSLRQTFTSGLLNSDSDEFKTLANRIQEVLDSIYRTRFGVRFLRSLIRAFRQGSVVVDADLVFRNASSVPETTEVENALVTASNNSNFTLPLNTSSVVATRINTTQPTTPTTVSTTTVATTAAPTTAAATTAAATTAAPTTAAATTAAATTAAPTTVAATTAPSTTANAPTTTTTTVIFSLTMLAVAQVLINL; the protein is encoded by the exons ATAGCACAACTTCATCCACGGTGAACACAACTTCATTACCAGACAACGCAACTTCATTACCAGACAACGCAACTTCATCCACGGTGAACACAACTTCATTACCAGACGACGCAACTTCATTACCAGACAACGCAACTTCATCCACGGTGAACACAACTTCATTACCAGACGACGCAACTTCATCCACGGTGAACACAACTTCATTACCAGACAACGCAACTTCATCCACGGTGAACACAACTTCACTACCAGACAACACAACTTCATTACCAGACAACGCAACTTCATTACCAGACAACACAACTTCATCCACGGTGAACACAACTTCACTACCAGACAACACAACTTCATTCCCAGACAACACAACTTCATTACCAGATAACACAACTTCATCCACGGTGAACACAACTTCACTACCAGACAACACAACTTCATTACCAGACAACACAACTTCATTACCAGACAACACAACTTCATCCACGGTGAACACAACTTCACTACCAGACAACACAACTTCATTACCAGACAACACAACTTCATTACCAGATAACACAACTTCATCCACGGTGAACACAACTTCACTACCAGACAACACAACTTCATTACCAGACAACACAACTTCACTACCAGATAACACAACTTCATCCACGGTGAACACAACTTCATTACCAGATAACACAACTTCATCCACGGTGAACACAACTTCACTACCAGACAACACAACTTCATTACCAGACAACACAACTTCATTACCAGACAACACAACTTCATCCACGGTGAACACAACTTCACTACCAGACAACACAACTTCATTCCCAGACAACACAACTTCATTACCAGATAACACAACTTCATCCACGGTGAACACAACTTCATTACCAGACAACGCAACTTCATCCACGGTGAACACAACTTCACTACCAGACAACACAACTTCATTACCAGACAACGCAACTTCATCCACGGTGAACACAACTTCACTACCAGACAACACAACTTCATTACCAGACAACGCAACTTCATCCACGGTGAACACAACTTCATTACCAGACAACACAACTTCATCCACGGTGAACACAACTTCACTACCAGACAACGCAACTTCATTACCAGACAACGCAACTTCATCCACGGTGAACACAACTTCATTACCAGACAACGCAACTTCATCCACGGTGAACACAACTTCATCCACGGTGAACACAACTTCATTACCAGACAACGCAACTTCATCCACGGTGAACACAACTTCATTACCAGACAACGCAACTTCATCCACGGTGAACACAACTTCATTACCAGACAACGCAACTTCATCCACGGTGAACACAACTTCATTACCAGACAACGCAACTTCATCCACGGTGAACACAACTTCATTACCAGATAACGCAACTTCATCCACGGTGAACACAACTTCATTACCAGACAACGCAACTTCATCCACGGTGAACACAACTTCATTACCAGACAACGCAACTTCATCCACGGTGAACACAACTTCACTACCAGACAACGCAACTTCATCCACGGTGAACACAACTTCATCCACGGTGAACACAACTTCACTACCAGACAACGCAACTTCATCCACGGTGAACACAACTTCATCCACGGTGAACACAACTTCACTACCAGACAACGCAACTTCATCCACGGTGAACACAACTTCATCCACGGTTAACACAACTTCACTACCAGACAACGCAACTTCATCCACAGTGAACACAACTTCATCCACGGTGAACACAACTTCACTACCAGACAACGCAACTTCATCCACGGTGAACACAACTTCATTACCAGACAACACAACGTCCTCCGTGGTCAATGCAACTTCATCAATAGTCAACACAACTTCATCACCGGTCAACACAATTTCATCAACAGTCAACACAACTTCATCATCAATTAACACAACTTCACCGTTTAACACAACCTTTTCAGCAGTCAACACAACTTCATCACCAGTCAACGTCTCAATTCCAGCAGAGG TCAACACAACCCAATCAACAGTCACCCTAACATCAACACATGGAAATACAACTTCACCTCTTAACCAAACCTCAACTCAGCAAAACACAACCTCTCCACCACCAGTCGTCACAACATCTTCAG GGAATTCAACTTCATCAACAATGAACACAGCCTCGCCATCAGTGAACcaaagcacagcagcaaatGCAACATCAGCACCTGTCCAAATAACGTCAACCTCTGTGAACACAACCTCGTCAAACACAGCCTCGCCACCAGCAGTCATCACAAGTTCATCTTCAG GTCATGCAAGTTCCCCAGCTGTGAGTGAAAATTCGACAACTTCCATCATTACTACTGGTGCTCCAACTACAGTTAGAACTACAACACCTGCCCCACCGCCGGAGCCTAAAATCTCTTTGGGATTCAGTTTGAAACAAACCTTTACTCCAGAACTTGGAAACGCTTCATCACCAGCGTTCAAGGAATTAGAAACTAAAGTAACTTCTGCG CTCAACaacatttattcacaaaaattTGGGGAGGCCTTTAATCGCACCATCATCAAAGGCTTCAG GAGTGGATCTGTTGTGGCAGATGTTGAGCTGGTATTCAATGAAGGACAGACACTTCCAAATGCCACTGCAGCTGCTGATACTTTAGTGGAAGCTGCTGCTTCTGGTAACTTATCTCTGCCTGTCAATGCATCAACTATTGTAGCCAGAG TTGTAGAGACACCAACTGTAGCTCCAGTCACCACTGCACCTtcaacag CCTCAGCACCAATCAGTACGACCAAACTACCAACAAATGTCACGTCATCACCTATTAACTTGACCACACAACTTGTAAACATGACCTCACCACCGGTCAGCCCAACCACACAACTGAGCAACATCACATCACCTCATCTGAACATGACGTCATCACCAACTGTTTCAACCTCAACAATTCTCAATGCAACGTCACTACCACTTAACCAGACCTCACCACCGGTCAGCCCAACCACACAACTGAGCAACATCACATCACCTCATCTGAACATGACGTCATCACCAACTGTTTCAACCTCAACAATTCTCAATGCAACCTCACTGCCACTTAACCAGACCTCACCACCGGTCAGCCCAACCACACAACTGAGCAACATCACATCACCACCACTCAACATGACATCACCAGCACTCAATGCAACTTCACCACCACTCAACATGACTTCACCAGCCTCACCTCAAGTCAGCACAACGCCACTGCCAG GTCATGCAAGTTCCCCAGCTGTGAGTGAAAATTCGACAACTTCCATCATTACTACTGGTGCTCCAACTACAGTTAGAACTACAACACCTGCCCCACCGCCGGAGCCTAAAATCTCTTTGGGATTCAGTTTGAAACAAACCTTTACTCCAGAACTTGGAAACGCTTCATCACCAGCGTTCAAGGAATTAGAAACTAAAGTAACTTCTGCG CTCAACaacatttattcacaaaaattTGGGGAGGCCTTTAATCGCACCATCATCAAAGGCTTCAG GAGTGGATCTGTTGTGGCAGATGTTGAGCTGGTATTCAATGAAGGACAGACACTTCCAAATGCCACTGCAGCTGCTGATACTTTAGTGGAAGCTGCTGCTTCTGGTAACTTATCTCTGCCTGTCAATGCATCAACTATTGTAGCCAGAG TTGTAGAGACACCAACTGTAGCTCCAGTCACCACTGCACCTTcaacag CCTCAGCACCAATCAGTACGACCAAACTACCAACAAATGTCACGTCATCACCTATTAACTTGACCACACAACTTGTAAACATGACCTCACCACCGGTCAGCCCAACCACACAACTGAGCAACATCACATCACCTCATCTGAACATGACGTCATCACCAACTGTTTCAACCTCAACAATTCTCAATGCAACGTCACTACCACTTAACCAGACCTCACCACCGGTCAGCCCAACCACACAACCGACCAACATCACATCACCTCATCTGAACATGACATCACCAGCACTCAATGCAACTTCACCACCACTCAACATGACTTCACCAACCTCACCTCAAGTCAGCACAACGCCACTGCCAG CACTCAATGCAACTTCACCACCACTCAACATGACTTCACCAACCTCACCTCAAGTCACCACAACGCCACTGCCAG CAAATGTAACACAACCAAACATTACAACGGTTTCTACGATCATAACAACTGCCGTGCCAGCACCACCAAGGGTCAGCCTGGGATTTAGTTTGCAACAAAACTTTTCATCTGACCTTGGTAATGAGACTTCTCCAGTGTTCCTGGCATTAGCAAAACAAGTACAAGATTCG CTTGATCTCGTCTACAAGAACAAATTTGGGAATCGTTTCGTCCGATCTAAAGTCAGATCTTTCAG ACAAGGTTCCGTTGTGGTAGATGCTGAGTTGATATTTAATGATACCAGCTCTGTCCCAGAAGATAATGAGGTGGCAAATACTCTGGTGGAAGCAGCCAACAGTTCCAACCCCAACTTCACTCTATCAGTGAATACAGCAACCATTGTTGCAACAA GAGTGGTTACGACCACGGTTGTGCCTTCCACATCAGTGGGTTCAACTGTGTCAACAG TTGCGCAAACTTCACCACCACTCACTTCAACCTCATCCCCACTGAATGCAACTTCACCACCACTCAATGCAACTTCAGCACCAGTCAACATTACATCACCAGCACTCAATGCCACTTCTCCAACAGTCAACATGACATCACCAACACTGAATGCAACTTCACCACCACTCAATGTAACCTCAGTGCCACCATTGTCCACCACGTCCCCTACAG CTGCTACCACAACTGCTACTGTGATCGTAACCACTGCCGCACCACCAGAAACAACAGTCAAATTGGGATTTAGCCTGCAACAAACCTTTACCTCTGGACTTTCAAACAGTGATTCTGATGAGTTCAAGACATTAGCAAACAGAATACAAGAAGCT CTGGATTCCATCTATAGGACAAGATTTGGCGTCCGTTTCCTGCGATCTCTCATCAGAGCTTTCAG ACAAGGTTCCGTTGTGGTAGATGCTGATCTGGTATTCCATAATGCCAGCTCCGTCCCAGAAACAACCGAGGTGGCAAATGCTCTGGTGACAGCATCCAACAGTTCCAACTTCACACTCCCGTTGAACACGTCAAGTGTGGTTGCAACAA GAATTAATGCAACAACTCAACCtaccacaccaactacag TCAACATGACATCACCAACACTGAATGGAACTTCACCACCACTCAATGTCACCTCAGTGCCAACATTGTCCACCACGTCCCCTACAG CTGCTACCACATCTGCTACTGTGATCGTAACCACTGCCGCACCACCAGAATCAACAGTCAAATTGGGATTTAGCCTGCAACAAACCTTTACCTCTGGACTTTCAAACAGTGATTCTGATGAGTTCAAGACATTAGCAAACAGAATACAAGAAGCT CTGGATTCCATCTATAGGACAAGATTTGGCGTCCGTTTCCTGCGATCTCTCATCAGAGCTTTCAG ACAAGGTTCCGTTGTGGTAGATGCTGATCTGGTATTCCATAATGCCAGCTCCGTCCCAGAAACAACCGAGGTGGCAAATGCTCTGGTGACAGCATCCAACAGTTCCAACTTCACGCTCCCGTTGAACACATCAAGTGTGGTTGCAACAA GAATTAATACAACAACTCAACCtaccacaccaactacag CCAGTGCAACTTCACCACCTGTCAACATGACATCACCACCACTCAATGCAACTTCACCACCTGTCAACATTACTTCACCACCACTCAATGCAACTTCAGCACCAGTCAACATTACATCACCAGCACTCAATGCCACTTCTCCAACAGTCAACATGACATCACCAACACTGAATGCAACTTCACCACCACTCAATGTCACCTCAGTGCCAACATTGTCCACCACGTCCCCCACAG CTGCTACCACAACTGCTACTGTGATCGTAACCACTGCCGCACCACCAGAATCAACAGTCAAATTGGGATTTAGCCTGCAACAAACCTTTACCTCTGGACTTTCAAACAGTGATTCTGATGAGTTCAAGACATTAGCAAACAGAATACAAGAAGTT CTGGATTCCATCTATAGGACAAGATTTGGCGTCCGTTTCCTGCGATCTCTCATCAGAGCTTTCAG ACAAGGTTCCGTTGTGGTAGATGCTGATCTGGTATTCCATAATGCCAGCTCCGTCCCAGAAACAACCGAGGTGGCAAATGCTCTGGTGACAGCATCCAACAGTTCCAACTTCACGCTCCCGTTGAACACGTCAAGTGTGGTTGCAACAA GAATTAATGCAACTCAACCtaccacaccaactacag CTGCTACCACAACTGCTACTGTGATCGTAACCACTGCCGCACCACCAGAATCAACAGTCAAATTGGGATTTAGCCTGCAACAAACCTTTACCTCTGGACTTTCAAACAGTGATTCTGATGAGTTCAAGACATTAGCAAACAGAATACAAGAAGTT CTGGATTCCATCTATAGGACAAGATTTGGCGTCCGTTTCCTGCGATCTCTCATCAGAGCTTTCAG ACAAGGTTCCGTTGTGGTAGATGCTGATCTGGTATTCCATAATGCCAGCTCCGTCCCAGAAACAACCGAGGTGGCAAATGCTCTGGTGACAGCATCCAACAGTTCCAACTTCACGCTCCCGTTGAACACGTCAAGTGTGGTTGCAACAA GAATTAATACAACAACTCAACCtaccacaccaactacag CCAGTGCAACTTCACCACCTGTCAACATTACATCACCACCACTCAATGCAACTTCACCACCAGTCAACATGACATCACCACCACTCAATGCCACTTCTCCAACAGTCAACATGACATCACCAACACTGAATGCAACTTCACCACCACTCAATGCAACTTCTCCACCATTGTCCACCACTTCACCTACAG CTGCTACCACAACTGCTACTGTGATCGTAACCACTGCCGCACCACCAGAAACAACAGTCCAATTGGGATTTAGCCTGCAACAAACCTTTACCTCTGGACTTTCAAACAGTGATTCTGATGAGTTCAAGACATTAGCAAACAGAATACAAGAAGTT CTGGATTCCATCTATAGGACAAGATTTGGCGTCCGTTTCCTGCGATCTCTCATCAGAGCTTTCAG ACAAGGTTCCGTTGTGGTAGATGCTGATCTGGTATTCCATAATGCCAGCTCCGTCCCAGAAACAACCGAGGTGGCAAATGCTCTGGTGACAGCATCCAACAGTTCCAACTTCACGCTCCCGTTGAACACGTCAAGTGTGGTTGCAACAA GAATTAATACAACAACTCAACCtaccacaccaactacag CCAGTGCAACTTCACCACCTGTCAACATTACATCACCACCACTCAATGCAACTTCAGCACCAGTCAACATGACATCACCACCACTCAATGCCACTTCTCCAACAGTCAACATGACATCACCAACACTGAATGCAACTTCACCACCACTCAATGCAACTTCTCCACCATTGTCCACCACTTCACCTACAG CTGCTACCACAACTGCTACTGTGATCGTAACCACTGCCGCACCACCAGAAACAACAGTCCAATTGGGATTTAGCCTGCAACAAACCTTTACCTCTGGACTTTCAAACAGTGATTCTGATGAGTTCAAGACATTAGCAAACAGAATACAAGAAGTT CTGGATTCCATCTATAGGACAAGATTTGGCGTCCGTTTCCTGCGATCTCTCATCAGAGCTTTCAG ACAAGGTTCCGTTGTGGTAGATGCTGATCTGGTATTCCGTAATGCCAGCTCCGTCCCAGAAACAACTGAGGTTGCAAATGCTCTGGTGACAGCATCCAACAGTTCCAACTTCACGCTCCCGTTGAACATATCAAGTGTGGTTGCAACAA GAATTAATACAACAACTCAACCtaccacaccaactacag CCAGTGCAACTTCACCACAACTGAATTCAACTTCCTCACTTGCCAACATGACATCACCATCACTCAATGCAACTTCTCCAACAGCCAGTGCAACTTCACCACCTGTCAACATTACATCACCACCACTCAATGTAACTTCTCCAACAGCCAGTGCAACTTCACCACCTGTCAACATGACATCACCACCACTGAATTCAACTTCACCACCAGTCAATGTCACCTCAGTGCCACCATTGTCCACCACGTCCCCTACAG CtgttaccacaactgctactgTGATCGTAACCAATGCCGCACCACCAGAAACAATTGTCAAATTGGGATTTAGCCTGCGACAAACCTTTACCTCTGGACTTTTAAACAGTGATTCTGATGAGTTCAAGACATTAGCAAACAGAATACAAGAAGTT CTGGATTCCATCTATAGGACCAGATTTGGCGTCCGTTTCCTGCGATCTCTTATCAGAGCTTTCAG ACAAGGTTCCGTTGTGGTAGATGCTGATCTGGTATTCCGTAATGCCAGCTCCGTCCCAGAAACAACTGAGGTGGAAAATGCTCTGGTGACAGCATCCAACAATTCCAACTTCACACTCCCGTTGAACACGTCAAGTGTGGTTGCAACAA GAATTAATACAACTCAACCtaccacaccaactacag TCTCCACAACTACAGTTGCAACAACTGCAGCTCCAACAACTGCAGCTGCAACAACTGCAGCTGCAACAACTGCAGCTCCAACAACTGCAGCTGCAACAACTGCAGCTGCAACAACTGCAGCTCCAACAACTGTTGCTGCAACCACAGCTCCAAGTACCACTGCTAATGCTCCCACTACTACTACAACTACTGTAATCTTTTCACTTACAATGCTGGCTGTTGCACAGGTGCTGATTAATTTATAG